The Diorhabda carinulata isolate Delta chromosome 4, icDioCari1.1, whole genome shotgun sequence genomic interval TGGTGGAAAttatatttagttcaattttCTTTTGCGCAAATTATCTTGGTTTCGAATTAGTTTTGCGCAACGTTTTTGGTTCAAATAACTTTTGCGCAAATCCTTATTAGgtcaaattattttctctcgAATAATGTATGTTAATATCGCGctattttcattacaaaacgCTCAAATACGTTCAGATCGAAAAGTTGCGCAAATTATCTCGTTTTGGCTCCAATTATTTTTGCGCAAATTCtcttgaattcaaatttttttacgtaAATTCTCTTAGGTTCCAATTATTTTTgcctaaattttcttttcaaatcaGTTTTGCGCAATTAACTATAGTTAAAATTAGTTTAGCGTAAAGTATCTTCAACTCAATTTAACTATGCGCAAATATTCTCTTTTATCTCTAATTATTTTTAcgcaaattttatttagttcaaattCCGCGCAAATACGTTCAGATCGAAAAGTTGCGCAAATTCTATGTTTCACGTATCTATTCTTATATGATAAACAGAACTCTCCGCGGTGGCGCGTTACGTTTCCCGCGCGACTTTAACCGCGCTAGTGACTGCGATTGTTCTTGTTTAGTGACAACAATTGATACGTGGTAAGttcgaaattataattttaatcatcCCACACCTCTAATAACTATTGCCCACGAAATGTTTAATATAAAGCTGTCTGCGCACTATACCGTAATCGACAAGGAAAATGACGCGCGCGTGACGTTAGACCACTAAAATCAGCGCTAGCTGTCTGTCGGTAGTGTTTGCGCAAAGTCGGACGTCACGTATCAGTATCGACAAAATAATGTTGATACTGATGATACGCGACGGTGTTGTTCGGTCTAATGTTACGTTAATAGCACGGCGTAGTGGGCAGACACCTTAAGACCGGCCCTTTCCAATCGATTACCTTTCCTTTAAAATTCGTATCCACAATTTCCCCGACGTCTTTATTGCCCGCCCTCAATATATAATtacttatttcatttaatataacattcaaaatgaaGACGTGGAGCGTTTGTTCCCTACTATGTAcgtttaacctcaaaataacgTTTATAAAATAGGAAAACGCCATACGAAAAAAGTTATGGCGAAGGCAGTTGTGTGAAAAGCGCGGGAAATTCGTCCGAGGCGTGTGACGATGCTCCAGTCCACGCTGCTTCGATTTCCAAGGCGAATGTCCGCGAATGTTGCTTCACAAAGATTGTACACCCACCATATAGTTCCGATTCGGCCTAGTTCGACCGTTTTTTGTTCGTAAAACTGAAGATCGCGTTGACGGGTGACAGATTTGACGACGATTAAATTGAACAGGCGGGATACGAACTTTTTATACGGagtttgatttgattttattggcTCATACAACCGCATTCTATACAATAGTAGAATTCGACTGTGGAGTGAAATTGCGCGATTTTGGTATGCGATACAAATTTATTTGGCGCCACTGCATTTTAATCGCTAATTATCGTAACACGTAACATTTTATTTCGTTGTTTACAGATTCTCGAAAACGATGTCGTGTCTCGGAAGATTTGCGACCATTGTCGTaaagttgttttaaaaatgatcGAATTTAGAGAAAAATCTCTTCAGACCGATTTATACCATAAGGTATCGTATAAATTCCACATCTCGAACGTATCCGGATAATTTGTTCGTCTCCGATTAcgtaattatatattttgtttcaggaCCAACACGCGCGACATTCCGAACAATTAGAACGGAAAAATGCCCGaactaaaaatatcaaaaataccaTCGATTGCGAATCGATGAAAAAATCATCGATTGAACCGGCGATATGTAAAGTCCGTAATGAATCGATTAAGCCGGCGATATATAAGAAAGCGATTAGGATCCATCCTAGCGTATCGAGATTACGCACAACTTATCCTAAAATTAAAATACCCAAGAAGGTGTTGCGTCTCGACGTTAATCcggaagttaatttgaaatcgGACgccgtaaaaaaatatttcaaagaaaaaaatttggatttgaaCGAAGCGATCGGGATAGCCGCGAAATCAACGAAAAAAACGATCGAAACCGAAAGAAAAACCGCTAAAAAAAGATGCTCGGACGATAGAATCGCCAAAGAGAACGAAGGAAAACGTCGAAAAATcgataataaagaagaaaaatcgcCCGACGATAAACGTGCGTGTAGATTATGCGGCTCGGTACGAACGAAcgcgaaaaaattgaaagaacatAATAACGAACATTTCCGTTGCCGATATTGCAGAACCGAATGCCGCCTTTTTGTCCGCAAACAAGAACACGAAGCGACTTGTCTCGTTAAAGAATCCTTAACCAGAAAATTGACGGTGGCGTTAAAAAGAATCGACGTGGATAAGTTCGGATCGAATAAAGGAAACATCGAATCGAAATCTACTTCGAATTCGTTACCGCTAAAATCGATTACGGCGCCGATACGACCCGAATTGATAATCGACAACGACGAAATTTTCAATTCGATCGATTTCGCCACTAACGACATCGATTTACTGAGAAAACTATTGAAAACGCAATCGATTATACCTCGAAAAGAATCGATCGAAATCCAAACGCGTACGGAATCGGCGGATAGTCTAATAGTCGAAGGTGTTGGTGGTAACGGCATCGTCTTCAGAGGACTGAAATCGATGTTGTACTCCTTTAAGATACCAATCGAAATCGTAAACGGCGTATTCAACGTGAGATGCGTCGAAAGAGATCGATCGTcacctgaaaaaaattttgatttatggTCAGATATACCCGCTATCGGTTTGAAAAATACCCCGTTGCCCCTACTGATGTTGCGCAATAATAAAATGCTCTTATCGACGTCGATTCATCCTCAAATATCGCTTGTATCAATTCCCCCTAAAATCTCTCTTATATCGACGTCGATTCATCCCCAAACCTCGTTTGTATCGAAGCCGGTTCCTCCCCAAACCTCGTTTGTATCGAAGCCGGTTCCTCCCCAAACCTCGTTTGTATCAACGTCGGTTCCTCCCCAAAGCTCGTTTGTATCGGCGTCGATTCCTCCCCAAACCTCGTTTGTATCGGCGTCGATTCCTCCCCAAACCTCGTTTGTATCGAAGCCGGTTCCTCCCCAAACCTCGTTTGTATCGAAGCCGGTTCCTCCCCAAACCTCGTTTGTATCCGCGTCGATTCCTCCCCAAAGCTCGTTTGTATCGAAGCCGGTTCCTCCCCAAACCTCGTTTGTATCGGCGTCGATTCCTCCCCAAACCTCGTTTGTATCGAAGTCGGTTCCTCCCCAAACCTCGTTTGTATCGGCGTCGATTCCTCCCCAAACCTCGTTTGTATCGACGTCGATTCCTCCCCAAACCTCGTTTGTATCGGCGTCGATTCCTCCCCAAACCTCGTTTGTATCAACGTCGATTCCTCCCCAAACCTCGTTTGTATCGGCGTCGATTCCTCCCCAAACCTCGTTTGTATCAACGTCGATTCCTCCCCAAACCTCGTTTGTATCGGCGTCGATTCCTCCCCAAACCTCGTTTGTATCAACGTCGATTCCTCCCCAAACCTCGTTTGTATCGGCGTCGATTCCTCCCCAAACCTCGTTTGTATCAACGTCGATTCCTCCCCAAACCTCGTTTGTATCGGCGTCGATTCCTCCCCAAACCTCGTTTGTATCGAAGTCGGTTCCTCCCCAAACCTCGTTTGTATCGGCGTCGATTCCTCCCCAAACCTCGTTTGTATCAACGTCGATTCCTCCCCAAACCTCGTTTGTATCGGCGTCGATTCCTCCCCAAACCTCGTTTGTATCGGCGTCGATTCCCCCTCAAAATTCTCTCGATCCTCGACCAGCTCAGATGTTACCGAACCAAATTTTAATCAGAAATCCTCCCGCCAATCCTTCTGACGATCGCGAGATATACCTGCCATTGACTACCTCGAAAAATCCGCGAACTTACGCtaataaacataatttgatACAACGTCAGACCCCGATCGTCCCGAACGTTGCGCGTTTCCCCAATACTACATTCAATCAAAATCTAGTTTTCCCGCCGAAATTCTCGATAGTGAATAACACTAATACTTATCTGTCGAATAGTGTGATATCCAATCGTCCGAAACGGACGTACCCCCCGAAAATTCTTCCTAATGTTGGCGTTCAAAACAAGCAAAATAACGTCGCCCCCTTGGATTATTCCCTGGTTAATAACGCCGCGGGTACTACGTCTACTACGcaattttcggaaaattattcaattgatttgtcaaTTGTAGAAAATAGAAATCCGAATACTAATAATGTCGAGAGATTAATCAGACCTATTATTAGAGTTAGGAATATTTGCGAATTGAagtgaagtttttttattttccttgtattttgaaaataaaatggttttgtattatttggttttattgaTTTCCTTATACCCCAATAGCGCCTTATGCGGGTGCACCCCCTTTGGGCAAACAGTCGCCTTAGAATGGAGCTGGAACAAAATGCAAACGGCGCCTTATGCCAGAGAACACCTTTTAGGACTTTCGTTGCCATAGAAGGCACCTGGAATAGTATGCAAACGGCGTCTTATACGGGGGAACACCTTTTAGGACTTCCGTCGCCATAGTATAGACTTGGAATAAAATGCAAACGGCGCCTTATGCGGGGGAAACACCTTTTCAAACTTCCGTCGCCATAGAATGGACCTGGAATAGTATGCAAACGGGGGAAGCACCTTTTCGGACTTTCGTTGCCATAGAAGGCACCTGGAATAGTATGCAAACGGCGTCTTATACGGGGGGAACACCTTTTCAAACTTCCGTCGCCATAGAATGGACCTGGAATAGTATGCAAACGGGGGAAGCACCTTTTCGGACTTTCGTTGCCATAGAAGGCACCTGGAATAGTATGCAAACGGCGTCTTATACGGGGGGAACACCTTTTCAAACTTCCGTCGCCATAGAATGGACCTGGAATAGTATGCAAACGGGGGAAGCACCTTTTCGGACTTTCGTTGCCATAGAAGGCACCTGGAATAGTATGCAAACGGCGTCTTATACGGGGGGAACACCTTTTCAAACTTCCGTCGCCATAGAATGGACCTGGAATAGTATGCAAACGGGGGAAGCACCTTTTCGGACTTTCGTTGCCATAGAAGGCACCTGGAATAGTATGCAAACGGCGTCTTATACGGGGGGAACACCTTTTCAAACTTCCGTCGCCATAGAATGGACCTGGAATAGTATGCAAACGGGGGAAGCACCTTTTCGGACTTTCGTTGCCATAGAAGGCACCTGGAATAGTATGCAAACGGCGTCTTATACGGGGGGAACACCTTTTAGGACTTCCGTCGCCATAGAATGGACCTGGAATAGTATGCAAACGGGGGAAGCACCTTTTCGGACTTTTGTTGCCATAGAAGGCACCTGGAATAGTATGCAAACGGCGTCTTATACGGGGGGAACACCTTTTAGGACTTCCGTCGCCATAGTATAGACTTGTAATAAAATGCAAACGGCGCCTTATGCGGGGGAAACACCTTTTCAAACTTCCGTCGCCATAGAAGGGACCTGTAATAGTATGCAAACGGCGTCTTATGCCAGAGAACACCTTTTAGGACTTCCGTCGCCATAGGATGAACCTGAAATAAAATGCAAACGGCGCCTTATGCGGGGGAAACACCTTTTCAAACTTCCGTCGCCATAGAAGGGACCTGTAATAGTATGCAAACGGCGTCTTATGCCAGAGAACACCTTTTAGGACTTCCGTCGCCATAGGATGAACCTGAAATAAAATGCAAACGGCGCCTTATGCGGGGGAAACACCTTTTCAAACTTCCGTCGCCATAGAAGGGACCTGGAATAGTATGCAAACGGCGCCTTATGCCAGAGAACACCTTTTAGGACTTCCGTCGCCATAGAATGGATCTGAAATAAAATGCAAACGGCTCCTTATGCCGGGGAAACACTTTTCCGGAATTGAGTCACCGTAGAATGGACCTGAAATAAAATGCAAACGGCGCCTTATGCACGGGAAACACCTTTTCGGACTTCCGTCGCCTTAGAAATGACCTGATATAAGATGAGTGACTTCAAGTTTTCGATTTGCACACACAAAAGTTCAATAACTAACGATTAGTTCTATGGCTGCAACAACGCAGTATTCTCGAAGTGACGTACGAAACCATCGAAATgaatggaacaaaaatcgtGTTCGGTATCCATagataatttgattattcaaatctcaaaatataacgtagtgtttttgatatatttgttgtggaatttgtttatttttcaataaaatcaatcaaaCTGAGGTActacggaaaaaaatattttttttctcttgcaGATTCTCAAAGAGGAGGAAATTTCCCGAAAACTATGCGGACACTGTCGTAGGgtcattttaaaaatgtacGAATTTAGAAACAAAGCGTGCAATACGGACAAATACCTTAAGGTATAGTCAAATTAAGACCTTAAACATTATATTTCTCGATATCTGACCCCCTTCACCCGAGATCCTGCCAAACTTCATGGACGAGGAGAAATTCTAACAgttggtttttgtttttgtcttcCTGCCGGCGTAGTCGTCAATTTTCTCGGACGGTTGAGATATTTACTCTTGGAATCTTCTTCTGACGATGTTGTCTGTTATTTCTTCTATCTTCTGGTCAAACTCTCGATATATCTATAGGGTCGTGATGCACTAAGGATGATCCCGTTGAAGAAAATGTTGGTCTTCCTATAAGTCTTCTTCAGCAGTCTCTAGGAGAACCTCTAGTAGTTAGTTCTTCTGATTGTCTTCCAACTGGCGCAGTCCGTCAGCTGGAAGCCGGAGTAAGTCTTCAACTGGTTGAAATCTTCATCTGGCCATGTCTTCTTATCTTCTTTCGGTCGGAATCTTGACAGATTCACTGAATCTTGATGACGATTGACATAAGAATGAAAGTCTAGCTTGCATTAGTTGGTTTAACATGTCTTCCGGATTTGCGTCCTTGGTAGTTCAGGCAATTTCGTTTCGGAGAACTTTGCTTGGGTATTATCGGTATTGATGCTGTTTTTTAAATCGTTCATCGATTCATCTGCGTCTTTCTGATCTCTAGCCGTTATATTTGCTGTTAGCGCCGAAAATATCGCGTACGCACCCTCGCCGTTGACAccaaatgaatttatttgaactGCCCTTTCGTTCGATGCATAAAATATAACTACACCTCCATTACTATCgctataattttttcttttgatttccAGGAACAGTATGCTAATTATTTGAGAATGAAACGGAGGAATTACTCGGAAATTCTCCataaaaaatcgatcaaaacgAAAATCGAAAGCGTCCATCCGACGGTTTCTGAAGTCTATTCTTCCTTCCCCGATATCAAACTACCTCACAACGTTTTGTCTTCGGATATTTGTCCCTCGGTTTGTATGGAATTAGGCGCCGTTGAGAATTATTTCGCCAGCAACAACCTGGATATGAACAAATCGGTACGAATGGCGGTGAAATCGATGAGAATGTTCGAGAAAAACAACCTCGAAACGAAAAAAGCACCCAAACGCCAAATTAGAGAGAACCCCAAAATCCGAACTAAAAAACCGAAAATCTCGCCGGACAACACGCCGATTCCGACTCTAATGGATACCCTCCAGCTCCAGCCTAAAATTAACGCTGGCCAAGGTTCCAAAACGGTCCGAGATTCACCCGAAACTCCAAAAAACCACACGGAGGAACATCCGCGTTGTGAATTCTGTAAAAAGGAAttcaaattacaaaacaaaCGGGACCATGAAAAAAGTTGCGTGATTAAACATATTTTGACTAATAAAACCTACGTGCGGTTGGAAATTATCGATTTGGATGAAGAAAGCGGTAAAAAACAATCGATTGTTGGTCGTCTGAATCATTCGAAATCTATGGAAAAATCGAATGGTGGCGATTTATTATCGATTGTTGATCGAAATAAATCGAAATCTATGGAAAAATCGAAAAGTGGCGATTTATTATCGATTGTTGgtcaaaacaattcaaaatctATGGAAAAATCGAAAGTTGGCGATTTATTATCGATTGTTGATCGAAATAAATCGAAAGGTGACGAATTATTATcgatttttgacgaaaattattcaaaatcgaTGGAAAAATCGAAAGTTGACGATTCATTATCGATTGTTggtcaaaataattcaaaatctatGGAAAAATCGAAAGGTGACGATTTAATATCGACTTTTGATCCAAATAAATCGAAAGGTGCCGAATTATCACCGATTCTTGATCAAAACAATTCGAAATCGGTAGAAACTCCCAAAGGTGGCGATTTATTATCGATTCTTTGCCAAAACAATTCGAAATCGATGGCAACTTCGAAATGTAACCATTTTTTATCGATTCTTGGTGAAAATAGTTCAAAAACTATCGAAACTTCGAAAAGTAACGATTCATCATCGATTTTTGAtcgaattaattcaaaatatattgaagcaTCCAAAAATAACGATTCATTATCGATTCCTAATCAAACTAAATCGAAATCTATAAAAACATGGAAAGATGACAATTTATCATCGATTGTTGGTGAAATTCATTCGAAATCAATCGAAACATCGAAACATAACGATTCTTCGTTAATTGCTGGTCGAATTTCTTCGAAACCGACAGATTTATCATCGATTGTTGGTCAAAAACATTCGAAATGCAAAAAGGCATCGAAAGATCGCCAAAATCATTCGAAATGTTCAGAAAAATCGGAAGATGTTGATTTATTATGTACGGAAAGGATCGGATTGTCCGATGAAGAAGACAAATCGGGTACCAGCACCAAAACCAAAGCCGTTCCGAGTAGTAAACCAAACCCCGAACCCCCCAAAAAATCGGTTATAATCCATTCGAATGTAGCGGTAAATTTGAACGTCGAATCATTCATTACGTCATCATTAGTCCGACCCGATCTGAGAATAACCGACGACAACGTTTTGAATTACGACAAAATGCCCGCCAACGATATGGAGCAATTCAaacaattgttgaaaaataacgtcgataacataaaaatattggtcGAAAACCGAACCCAAATAGAGAACCCCGACAATAAAACCATAGTTAAAAATGCCTCGGGGACACTGGCTCGCTTTAAAGGCTTAAAGTCGACTTTGTACTCGTACAGAATACCAGTTTATATAACAAACGGCGACTTCAACGTCGAATTCACCGAAACCGTTAAAAATATCGAAACTTCCAATAAATTTTGGTCCGATTTGAAACCGATCGGTTTGATTCAAAGTGATAGACACACGGGAATTCAACCAGCGCAATTTTTGGACCCGAaatcgaaatctatcgacgatTTGTCGAGTTCGAGTAGCGAATCGAAATCGAGACAAATCGATTCCGAAAACTCTTCggataatattttgacagtCGACAGTTCGAAAAGTGTCAAGACTGATTCAAATTGTTCGGAAAAAACGTACAAACCCGTGATTAGAGTTAAAGACATCAGTAATTtgagataatttaatattaattttctaaaattgtaCCCACCCCTTATGCCAAAAACGATCACGAATATTTTGGTATTATCCCACAACATAACTAACcccattttttaaattctcttttttgaatatttttttcgatgTCTGTATTTTCGCTGTGTCGTCGTTCCAGTTTCTATTTGGTAACGACaacaattttattgttgaaacaAAATAGAGTTGGTACGATATCACTGGGTAAGGAAGTGATTCTTTGAATTTGTCCATTGTCCACTGGGGTTATAAGCGAGGTTTCTGGAAGTATGACGATGCAAGAGACCGATACATCAAAGTGAACTTATGCAAATGTGTAAAATAAATCTGCTTGtctaatttttatactttaaattaattttctgaCCTAACCATCCCTGgtcgtagataaaatatagtattcaACAATATTCTCGCACGCTAGTCTGATTTTGTTGCAAATAATCCAACTGTTATATTTgctagataaaaataaaagaaatcagGTTCATATTTATTGAGTAAACCTCGTATAactttaaattcattttatgacTAGAGGTCACTAGATTTTGATAACCTATTCATGTATAAATATGTAgttcgtttttgtatttatttctgGATAAAATAATAAGACTTGAATagaatttcttttcttttaatcccaaaacttgttttttttctttggaatcaatataaaaacatCTTTCTTCGTGTAAAGCGAATAAAATTGTGacgtttttattgaattctaaAAAGCTAGTATTGCAACTGATAGCACGTCCtgaccaaaataaaaattgatcattagtAGATGGTAAAATACCAAGAAGCGACCGATTTCAcggaaaacaaaaatgttcGATAATATTTGTAGATTGTGTTCAAACGCGCCGGATAAATTGGTTTCCGTATTCgataaaaaggaaattaaaagtCTACTGAAATTCAAGAAACCACTAcattatgttattttcattactGCTGGTGTTGAGGTcagttttcaaatattattataaaaaatttaaccgtcaactaaatataaaagaaatcgttttgaattaaatatttttacatggGACAAGTTTATTCAAGGTTATCTACCTGAAATTCCCTTAAATGTTCCTTGGAAGAGAATCGAGACAGTCTGATTCGTCTATTTCCACTTTTAAACTCAATTTCTTCTTAtagaaattaccaaaaaaaattgttaaaggcgtttaattttattcttgttGGTTTCAATCCCAATTGATAATTCATTCGGGTTAACTCGTATAATCATCGGAAAGTCCGCTCACCAGTACTGCCaattatctaaatatatataagtatatataaattttttcgtttaaCGTTTATTTCTGccacaatttctttgaatatatttaaaaataatattcaattagaatttttattattatgtattaagATAAATAGCATATTCGAAGTACACGACgttgtttttatttggtttaaaCAATTGGCAACTCTGATCGATACGTCAGTGATTTTGTATACAGTAACGTATCGAGCCAATATGTACATTCAGTCCGAAGTTATATTTATAGTGTTCGATCATAAACTTACTTTTTATTTGAGAGTTTTATGGAATGATGAGTTTGAGGTGTTTGTGCGcatgtcaaagaaaaataagatGTTAGATCAATGTGTAATCCCAACTGAAAACACGGCGGAGGCACGGTGTCGGTTTGGGTGTGCTTTGAGGGCGACtggagacctggtaaaaattcgtacaatttatttttattccccATGGCAGAATACGAAGTATTTGAGTATATACAACGAGAAGAACTgttttaaattatcaataagaaaaaaatctatccATTTTGTATAgataaaaatatccaaaaactttttttcgtagaaaaaatatattttaattttttaagtaattgtGACGCGATTACTATTATTTACAAACCGTCCCTGCCTTAAGTGAAGCAAAAGTTTCTTGGAAAAACTCGGTTTTGAATAGTGACAAAAAGGGCCGATTTATGACTGTAATAAATGAAACAGCCTATGAATCTGTATACTAGAAAcaccaaataaaaaatcttttacaACAAGCTAGATACAGTAGGTAAAAAAACCCCGtaacatacaaataaataattaaattgtaaaaattcggaaataataAAGGagatacaaataattatattgtaaaattatatatttccatgTTAAATTTACGAGACAATCACGTGGCGGCTCAGTAAAACTGCCAAATCAGTTGAAATGGTTTACGGCGCATGTCTTCGGCTATTTTTAGAATGAAGAAATTCATATCGTGTTCGAATCTTGTTCTCCAGACGGAATTTGCGCCTGGACACCGCGTGATCTACATCGATATGAATGTTGAAAGTGTTTGTAGACTGTGCTCTTCTAACAGTGaaaacaataaacttttttgtgtttttagttGTTATGTTggaaataaaaggaaaagtGTTAGGGATATTATATCGACAATTATCGGAATAGAGGTGAGTGTAGTATTTTCGACAGGTATTTAAAGATGTCGCtgatgtttttgattttggtGGGGTGAATATTTAACTTGCATatctatatttataattcaGTTGTATTAAGACATTGGAAAGTATTAGATCGTCCATTTTTGTGTCAGTTTTTGAAGtctttaacatttttcttgaataaaatttatgtgaaataatTCTATTCTCACTTAAAGAGGCAAATAATACTGGATGTattacacaatatttttatacttcttcttttttatttgctcTCCTTCCTTTGTTATATATAGCTGTCATCATCTTTCTtattccttcttcttcttttttattgattattgttgTTTCCATCGAATACTTGTCTTATTAggattttgtacatttttgttttgtttgggtTAATATTAgacagaaataaaatgaaagatatATTCTGTAACTTAATATGTAGTTAAAGTAAATGCatatttttgcattgtaaagttttatttatatatttttaattatattgttttcttgTTATTCAAATGAATACGTTGTATAAAAAAGTAGAATGTCAGCATAAATCTGTCACGTAATTTCTTATACATACGTTCAATTACACAGTGTAATTGTACAGGgtggatgaaaaaaaaacaacttgttttattgttaaattttatacgattttaatcacaaattcaaaatgttttgtaCCAGCCTCTCTTTTAgactaaattgaataattactCCTCCAATCTGAACTAAGTTTGAGCTTTTATTGTACGAGGTGCGgtgaaaaaattctttcttctaTTAAATCGCCTTCACAGCCCAATCTAGCTcttttaaatattccattttagTAAACACGGTGTAAGATCCGGCTAATATGGTGGACGGAATGCTAAAAACCTTTGTCAGGCatacaaaaaattgtcattttcagTGTTTTATATGAATTCTATTCGATTCTGGTAACTATACGTCTTCCAGGATAATTTTATAACGTTTAAATCTGTAAAAAGgacttatttcaataaattatgagaTATAAGGCgtgaaatttcataataaacagtCTCGGAGGATTTATCATGATCTGTTTGGTTATTTAATAGACGTACCTCGTATTTTTAGTTGACCTAAATCGATTATTAAGGTTTAGTTATCATAAACAAacgatttatttcatttaaattaaatataaataaataacttggagttaaacaaaaatattttcttgtaatcATATTATAGTCATAGTTTTatgaatgagagagtaataaaatgatgaagcagTCGCAATCCATAGACGTATGACTACTTTTACTACGAGGATGGTACCAGAAGTATCGCATTCGGCTAAAAAGAAAGCGCTGTTTCGACGAGACTATGCACCAGCTGACACATCTGTTATTTCAGTGGCAAAAATTAAcgaatcaaagtttgaattgttatttcaagcaccctattcgccagattcgTTCCCCTCGTCCAAAAC includes:
- the LOC130892764 gene encoding uncharacterized protein LOC130892764 isoform X3; the encoded protein is MWNEDVCRLCLSNKELVCVFENQKNQVNNLKQIVFVTTGVEEQYANYLRMKRRNYSEILHKKSIKTKIESVHPTVSEVYSSFPDIKLPHNVLSSDICPSVCMELGAVENYFASNNLDMNKSVRMAVKSMRMFEKNNLETKKAPKRQIRENPKIRTKKPKISPDNTPIPTLMDTLQLQPKINAGQGSKTVRDSPETPKNHTEEHPRCEFCKKEFKLQNKRDHEKSCVIKHILTNKTYVRLEIIDLDEESGKKQSIVGRLNHSKSMEKSNGGDLLSIVDRNKSKSMEKSKSGDLLSIVGQNNSKSMEKSKVGDLLSIVDRNKSKGDELLSIFDENYSKSMEKSKVDDSLSIVGQNNSKSMEKSKGDDLISTFDPNKSKGAELSPILDQNNSKSVETPKGGDLLSILCQNNSKSMATSKCNHFLSILGENSSKTIETSKSNDSSSIFDRINSKYIEASKNNDSLSIPNQTKSKSIKTWKDDNLSSIVGEIHSKSIETSKHNDSSLIAGRISSKPTDLSSIVGQKHSKCKKASKDRQNHSKCSEKSEDVDLLCTERIGLSDEEDKSGTSTKTKAVPSSKPNPEPPKKSVIIHSNVAVNLNVESFITSSLVRPDLRITDDNVLNYDKMPANDMEQFKQLLKNNVDNIKILVENRTQIENPDNKTIVKNASGTLARFKGLKSTLYSYRIPVYITNGDFNVEFTETVKNIETSNKFWSDLKPIGLIQSDRHTGIQPAQFLDPKSKSIDDLSSSSSESKSRQIDSENSSDNILTVDSSKSVKTDSNCSEKTYKPVIRVKDISNLR